Proteins from a genomic interval of Stenotrophomonas sp. WZN-1:
- a CDS encoding AAA family ATPase, whose protein sequence is MFNQIDITQFGSFSGLNWKKSVRDRGNAVQDFKRLNILYGRNYSGKTTLSRIFRALETGRMPSNYAGATFTIRGDKGDVTQTSIADHDYDIRVYNRDFVSENLSFLINQDVGGEIKSFAIVGEKNKEIENEITAIQEKLGSSESKTGLRHDLATKRKERDRNKNNHKSAFDALESKLRSHANENIKQNRTYGPAVYNIESIKRDITSVKKAGFTPLTTEEQAIKVNLLKQEALPDIADTVTISLKHDSLSKTAEELLSRLIKPTQAIQELLIEATLQAWVKQGIALHKDKRDTCAFCRQSLPHNMWEVLDSHFSKESSDLESSIDSCMALLTSEIQAIPSFLTLSGDKFYAEEMASFEASKGLLTECLVVYKQDLEMLKAALNARKSNLFQQVAMPLSKHDPEAIQRCAHDINDLIGKSNGRTDSLEKDKGSAREALRLADVASFISAINYDAEVARIADLKTDADITSTAYGDAEAEIIKLEAHISLLLSQQKDERKGAEHVNSLLNHFFGHDGIKLEARDNAERNVVKFEIVRDGKPAYNLSEGECSLIAFCYFIARLEEPESKGKDLIVYIDDPISSLDGNHIFFMFSLIESLIAKPFKNADGSNGYRYRQLFISTHNLDFLKYLKRLSTPKKKLPTGEGKAKSVDDSEHFMVERNGPTSDILLMPSYLKDYVTEFNYLFHQIYKCRNQHTAHDAHEPFYSFGNNLRKFLEAFLFFKLPYHDDKNDALERIKKFFGNEDATAISLINRLNNEFSHLESTPDRGFKPIEIPEISKVANFVLDKIFSSDPHQYNALLKSIGEPPRAQ, encoded by the coding sequence ATGTTTAACCAGATTGACATCACCCAATTCGGAAGCTTCAGTGGTCTTAACTGGAAGAAGAGCGTGCGTGATCGTGGCAACGCAGTCCAGGATTTCAAGCGTCTGAATATCCTCTATGGTCGCAATTATTCTGGTAAAACCACTCTTTCCCGAATCTTCCGGGCGCTCGAAACGGGACGCATGCCTTCAAACTACGCTGGCGCGACCTTCACCATCCGCGGAGACAAAGGTGATGTAACTCAGACTAGCATCGCTGACCATGACTACGATATCCGAGTCTACAACCGGGATTTCGTCAGTGAAAATCTTAGCTTCCTGATCAATCAGGACGTTGGAGGGGAGATAAAGTCCTTCGCAATCGTCGGTGAGAAGAACAAGGAGATCGAGAATGAAATCACAGCCATCCAGGAAAAACTTGGCAGCTCAGAATCCAAGACGGGCCTTCGGCACGATCTAGCTACCAAGAGGAAAGAAAGAGATCGGAACAAGAACAACCATAAGAGTGCTTTTGATGCACTGGAAAGCAAGCTTCGCTCTCATGCCAACGAGAACATTAAGCAGAACCGCACCTATGGCCCCGCCGTCTATAACATAGAAAGCATCAAGAGGGACATCACTTCCGTCAAAAAGGCCGGATTCACGCCATTGACAACCGAAGAACAAGCAATAAAGGTAAACCTCTTAAAGCAAGAGGCCCTACCTGACATTGCCGACACCGTAACGATCAGCCTCAAGCACGACTCACTGAGCAAGACCGCTGAAGAGCTACTTTCAAGATTAATCAAGCCAACTCAAGCGATTCAGGAGCTATTGATTGAGGCCACCCTTCAAGCGTGGGTGAAGCAAGGCATAGCACTGCACAAAGACAAGCGAGACACGTGCGCCTTTTGTCGTCAGAGCCTTCCTCATAACATGTGGGAGGTTCTGGACTCACATTTCAGCAAGGAATCATCTGATCTTGAGTCATCCATCGATTCATGCATGGCCTTGCTCACCAGCGAAATTCAAGCCATACCTAGCTTCTTGACTTTAAGTGGCGACAAGTTCTATGCAGAGGAAATGGCTTCGTTTGAGGCCAGCAAAGGATTACTCACTGAATGCCTAGTGGTTTACAAGCAAGACTTGGAAATGCTCAAGGCCGCATTAAATGCGAGAAAGAGCAACCTCTTTCAGCAGGTTGCCATGCCGCTCTCCAAGCATGATCCAGAGGCAATTCAGAGATGTGCCCACGATATAAATGATCTAATCGGAAAGAGCAATGGCCGAACCGACTCCCTAGAGAAGGACAAGGGCTCCGCGCGAGAGGCATTACGACTCGCCGATGTTGCCTCCTTCATCAGCGCCATCAACTACGATGCAGAGGTGGCCCGCATAGCGGACCTTAAGACAGACGCCGACATTACCAGTACTGCGTATGGTGACGCGGAAGCCGAGATTATCAAGCTCGAAGCCCATATCTCCCTCCTCCTAAGCCAACAAAAGGATGAACGCAAAGGTGCGGAGCATGTCAATTCCTTGCTCAACCATTTCTTTGGTCATGATGGAATCAAGCTTGAGGCCAGGGACAATGCGGAGAGGAACGTCGTCAAATTTGAGATAGTTCGAGATGGGAAACCCGCCTACAACTTAAGTGAAGGCGAATGCAGTCTGATTGCCTTTTGCTACTTCATTGCCAGACTGGAAGAACCTGAAAGCAAGGGCAAGGATTTGATTGTCTACATTGACGATCCGATCTCCAGCCTAGACGGGAACCACATCTTCTTCATGTTCAGCCTGATCGAGAGCCTGATTGCCAAGCCGTTCAAGAATGCGGACGGATCTAATGGCTATCGCTACCGTCAGCTCTTCATCTCCACTCACAACCTTGACTTCTTAAAATATCTCAAGAGGTTGTCGACACCTAAAAAAAAGTTGCCAACTGGGGAAGGGAAGGCCAAGAGCGTTGATGACAGTGAGCATTTCATGGTGGAGCGAAATGGCCCCACAAGCGACATATTACTGATGCCGTCCTATCTGAAGGACTACGTCACTGAGTTCAACTACCTCTTCCATCAGATATACAAATGCCGGAACCAACACACCGCGCATGATGCGCACGAGCCGTTCTATAGCTTTGGGAACAACCTTCGCAAGTTCCTAGAAGCCTTCTTGTTCTTCAAGCTCCCCTACCACGACGACAAGAACGATGCGCTTGAGCGAATCAAGAAATTCTTTGGAAATGAAGACGCAACTGCAATATCCCTAATTAATCGACTCAACAATGAATTTTCTCATCTTGAATCGACACCAGATCGTGGATTCAAACCTATAGAAATTCCAGAGATATCCAAAGTGGCCAACTTTGTCTTAGATAAAATATTCTCCTCAGACCCCCATCAATACAATGCCCTACTCAAGAGCATTGGAGAGCCACCTAGGGCACAATAA
- the folD gene encoding bifunctional methylenetetrahydrofolate dehydrogenase/methenyltetrahydrofolate cyclohydrolase FolD, producing the protein MTDSAPQLPARILDGRRIAEDLLDSLKVRVDARVAAGGSRPGLAVVLVGGDPASTVYVRNKRRAAEKVGIEAHDYDLPAGTTEAELLDLIDQLNADPKINGILIQLPLPGIPDARRLIQRIDPRKDVDGFHPENVGHLALREFGLRPCTPRGITTLLGHTDQPVRGRNATIVGVSNHVGRPMGLELLIAGCTVTSCHKFTPKDVLEQAVRNADILVVAVGRPGIVPGEWVKPGAVVIDVGINRLDDGRLVGDVGFEAAAQRASWITPVPGGVGPMTVATLMQNTLEAAEALS; encoded by the coding sequence ATGACCGATTCCGCCCCCCAGCTTCCTGCCCGCATCCTTGATGGCCGCCGCATCGCCGAGGACCTGCTCGACAGCCTGAAGGTGCGCGTCGACGCCCGCGTGGCCGCCGGCGGCAGCCGCCCGGGCCTGGCCGTGGTGCTGGTCGGTGGCGACCCGGCTTCGACCGTGTACGTGCGCAACAAGCGCCGTGCCGCCGAGAAGGTCGGCATCGAAGCACATGACTACGATCTGCCGGCCGGTACCACCGAGGCCGAGCTGCTCGACCTGATCGACCAGCTCAACGCCGACCCGAAGATCAACGGCATCCTGATCCAGCTGCCGCTGCCGGGCATCCCGGACGCACGCCGGCTGATCCAGCGCATCGACCCCCGCAAGGACGTGGACGGTTTCCACCCGGAAAATGTCGGCCACCTGGCCCTGCGCGAGTTCGGCCTGCGCCCGTGCACCCCGCGCGGCATCACCACGCTGCTGGGCCACACCGACCAGCCAGTGCGTGGCCGCAACGCCACCATCGTGGGCGTGAGCAACCATGTGGGCCGGCCGATGGGCCTGGAGCTGCTGATTGCCGGCTGCACCGTGACCAGCTGCCACAAGTTCACCCCCAAGGACGTGCTGGAACAGGCCGTGCGCAACGCCGACATCCTGGTGGTGGCGGTGGGCCGCCCGGGCATCGTGCCGGGTGAGTGGGTGAAGCCGGGCGCGGTGGTGATCGACGTGGGTATCAACCGGTTGGATGACGGCCGGTTGGTGGGTGATGTCGGGTTTGAAGCGGCTGCCCAGCGGGCGAGCTGGATCACCCCGGTGCCGGGTGGCGTGGGCCCGATGACCGTGGCCACGTTGATGCAGAACACCCTGGAAGCGGCGGAAGCGCTGAGCTGA
- the guaA gene encoding glutamine-hydrolyzing GMP synthase, whose translation MTNIHNDKILILDFGAQYTQLIARRIRELGVYCEIWAWDHNPAEIAAFGAKGIILSGGPESTTLPGAPAAPQEVFDSGLPIFGICYGMQTLAAQLGGATEAADQREFGHAEVNVINPDALFKGLSDHGGEPKLNVWMSHGDHVSVAPPGFTITATTDRIPVAAMANEEKRWYGVQFHPEVTHTLQGQALLRRFVVDVCGCQTLWTAANIIDDQIARVREQVGDDEVILGLSGGVDSSVVAALLHKAIGEKLTCVFVDTGLLRWQEGDQVMAMFAEHMGVKVVRVNAADRYFAALEGVSDPEAKRKIIGNLFVEIFDEESNKLKNAKWLAQGTIYPDVIESAGSKTGKAHVIKSHHNVGGLPEHMKLGLVEPLRELFKDEVRRLGVELGLPRSMVYRHPFPGPGLGVRILGEVKREYAELLAKADAIFIDELRKADLYDKTSQAFAVFLPVKSVGVVGDARAYEWVIALRAVETIDFMTAHWAHLPYEFLGTVSNRIINELRGVSRVVYDISGKPPATIEWE comes from the coding sequence ATGACCAACATCCATAACGACAAGATCCTCATCCTCGATTTCGGCGCGCAGTACACGCAGCTGATCGCCCGCCGCATCCGCGAGCTGGGCGTCTACTGCGAAATCTGGGCGTGGGACCACAACCCGGCCGAGATCGCCGCGTTCGGCGCCAAGGGCATCATCCTGTCCGGTGGCCCGGAATCGACCACGCTGCCCGGTGCTCCCGCCGCACCGCAGGAAGTGTTCGACAGCGGCCTGCCGATCTTCGGCATCTGCTACGGCATGCAGACCCTGGCCGCGCAGCTTGGCGGTGCCACCGAAGCCGCGGACCAGCGCGAGTTCGGCCACGCCGAAGTGAACGTGATCAACCCGGATGCACTGTTCAAGGGCCTGAGCGACCACGGCGGCGAGCCGAAGCTGAATGTCTGGATGAGCCACGGCGACCACGTCTCCGTGGCACCGCCGGGCTTCACCATCACCGCCACCACCGACCGCATTCCGGTGGCCGCCATGGCCAACGAAGAAAAGCGCTGGTACGGCGTGCAGTTCCACCCGGAAGTGACCCACACCCTGCAGGGCCAGGCGCTGCTGCGCCGCTTCGTGGTGGACGTGTGCGGCTGCCAGACCCTGTGGACCGCCGCCAACATCATCGACGACCAGATCGCCCGTGTGCGCGAACAGGTGGGCGATGACGAAGTGATCCTGGGCCTGTCCGGCGGCGTCGATTCGTCCGTGGTGGCCGCGCTGCTGCACAAGGCCATCGGCGAAAAGCTGACCTGCGTGTTCGTGGATACCGGCCTGCTGCGCTGGCAGGAAGGAGACCAGGTGATGGCGATGTTCGCCGAGCACATGGGCGTGAAGGTGGTGCGCGTGAACGCCGCCGACCGTTACTTTGCCGCGCTGGAAGGCGTGAGCGACCCGGAAGCCAAGCGCAAGATCATCGGCAACCTGTTCGTTGAGATCTTCGACGAAGAGTCGAACAAGCTGAAGAACGCCAAGTGGCTGGCGCAGGGCACCATCTACCCGGACGTGATCGAGTCGGCCGGCAGCAAGACCGGCAAGGCGCATGTGATCAAGAGCCACCATAACGTGGGCGGCCTGCCGGAGCACATGAAGCTGGGCCTGGTGGAGCCGCTGCGCGAGCTGTTCAAGGACGAAGTGCGCCGCCTGGGTGTTGAACTGGGCCTGCCGCGCAGCATGGTCTACCGCCATCCGTTCCCGGGCCCGGGCCTGGGCGTGCGTATCCTGGGCGAAGTGAAGCGCGAATACGCCGAACTGCTGGCCAAGGCCGATGCCATCTTCATTGACGAGCTGCGCAAGGCGGATCTGTACGACAAGACCAGCCAGGCGTTTGCCGTGTTCCTGCCGGTGAAGTCGGTGGGCGTGGTGGGCGATGCGCGGGCTTATGAGTGGGTGATTGCGCTAAGGGCCGTGGAGACGATTGACTTCATGACCGCGCATTGGGCGCATCTGCCGTATGAGTTCCTGGGTACGGTGAGCAACCGGATCATCAATGAGTTGCGGGGGGTGTCGCGGGTTGTCTATGACATCTCGGGGAAGCCGCCGGCTACTATTGAGTGGGAGTGA
- a CDS encoding monovalent cation:proton antiporter-2 (CPA2) family protein, with protein MAVEAATSELVKVVALLGAAVVMVPLFRRAGLGSVLGYFAAGLAIGPFGLGWFSDPQAILHTAELGVVMFLFVIGLEMRPSHLWSLRKEIFGLGTLQIVTCAVVLTSIAKLFGLPWQVAFIGATGFVLTSTAVVMQLLAERGDIALPSGQKIVSILLFEDLLIVPLLALVAWMGPSAGSADGEGSRWLSVAIGVGAIVGLVLVGRFLLNPLFRVLAESKAREVMTAAALLVVLGAALLMQLSGLSMAMGAFLAGVLLSESTFRHQIEADIEPFRGILLGLFFLSVGMALDLSVVAAHWQLILGLVLALMAAKALCIYVVARVMGSDHAQALDRGVLMAQGGEFAFVLFSAAASAGVIDLEINANFTAVVVLSMALTPLVVLVYKRIAPKPTVNMDGVDEADGLSGSVLLIGFGRFGQVASQSLLARDVDVTIIDNDVEMIQSAARFGFKIYYGDGTRLDVLHASGAATARAIAVCVDKAEAADRIVELVAHEFPQAKLMVRSFDREHSLRLIHAGVDFQIRETFESAVLFGQAALVELGADEDDAIEIAEQIRRRDAERFELEIAGGGLNAGARMIYGNSPQGVPTPTPFTAPKRESKTLNPQDVPEEEE; from the coding sequence ATGGCGGTAGAAGCAGCGACCAGCGAGCTGGTCAAGGTCGTGGCCCTGCTGGGCGCGGCGGTGGTGATGGTGCCTTTGTTCCGCCGGGCCGGCCTGGGCTCGGTGCTGGGTTACTTCGCCGCCGGCCTGGCGATCGGACCGTTCGGGCTGGGCTGGTTCTCCGACCCGCAGGCGATCCTGCATACCGCCGAGCTCGGCGTGGTGATGTTCCTGTTCGTGATCGGCCTGGAGATGCGGCCCTCGCACCTGTGGAGCCTGCGCAAGGAAATCTTCGGGCTGGGCACGCTGCAGATCGTCACCTGTGCGGTGGTGCTGACCAGCATCGCCAAGCTGTTCGGGTTGCCGTGGCAGGTGGCCTTCATCGGCGCCACCGGCTTCGTGCTGACCTCCACCGCAGTGGTGATGCAGCTGCTGGCCGAGCGCGGTGACATCGCGCTGCCGTCGGGGCAGAAGATCGTCTCCATCCTGCTGTTTGAAGACCTGCTGATCGTGCCGTTGCTGGCACTGGTGGCCTGGATGGGGCCGAGTGCGGGCAGTGCCGACGGCGAGGGTTCGCGTTGGTTGTCGGTGGCGATCGGTGTCGGTGCCATCGTCGGCCTGGTGCTGGTCGGCCGCTTCCTGCTCAACCCGCTGTTCCGCGTGCTGGCCGAATCGAAGGCGCGCGAGGTGATGACCGCCGCCGCGCTGCTGGTGGTGCTGGGCGCCGCGCTGCTGATGCAGCTGTCCGGCCTGTCGATGGCGATGGGCGCGTTCCTCGCGGGTGTACTGCTGAGCGAGTCGACCTTCCGCCACCAGATCGAGGCGGACATCGAGCCGTTCCGCGGCATCCTGCTCGGCCTGTTCTTCCTCAGCGTGGGCATGGCGCTGGACCTGAGCGTGGTGGCTGCGCACTGGCAGCTGATCCTCGGGCTGGTGCTGGCGTTGATGGCGGCCAAGGCGCTGTGCATCTACGTGGTGGCGCGCGTGATGGGCAGCGACCACGCGCAGGCGCTGGACCGTGGCGTGCTGATGGCGCAGGGCGGCGAGTTCGCCTTCGTGCTGTTCTCTGCCGCCGCATCGGCCGGCGTGATCGACCTGGAGATCAATGCCAACTTCACCGCCGTGGTGGTGCTGTCGATGGCACTGACCCCGCTGGTGGTGCTGGTCTACAAGCGCATCGCGCCGAAGCCGACGGTGAACATGGACGGCGTGGACGAGGCCGATGGGCTGTCCGGCAGCGTGCTGCTGATCGGCTTCGGCCGCTTCGGCCAGGTCGCCAGCCAATCGTTGCTGGCGCGCGACGTGGACGTGACCATCATCGACAACGATGTGGAGATGATCCAGAGCGCCGCGCGGTTCGGTTTCAAGATCTATTACGGCGATGGCACGCGCCTGGACGTGCTGCATGCTTCGGGCGCGGCCACCGCGCGTGCGATTGCGGTGTGCGTGGACAAGGCCGAGGCCGCCGACCGCATTGTTGAACTGGTGGCGCATGAGTTCCCGCAGGCCAAGCTGATGGTGCGCTCGTTCGATCGCGAGCATTCGCTGCGGCTGATCCATGCCGGTGTCGATTTCCAGATCCGCGAGACCTTTGAATCGGCGGTGTTGTTTGGCCAGGCCGCGCTGGTGGAACTGGGGGCGGACGAGGACGACGCGATCGAGATTGCCGAGCAGATCCGCCGTCGCGACGCCGAGCGTTTCGAGCTGGAAATTGCCGGCGGTGGCTTGAATGCCGGCGCGCGGATGATCTACGGCAACAGCCCGCAGGGCGTACCGACGCCGACGCCGTTCACCGCGCCGAAGCGGGAGAGCAAGACGTTGAACCCGCAGGATGTGCCGGAAGAGGAAGAATGA
- a CDS encoding LysR family transcriptional regulator has protein sequence MSRKFDYLGDVEVFLAVVEHGSFTAGAVALSTTPSVLSRAVTRLEARLGRQLLQRTTRRVGLTDAGRLYLEQVRTAFGLLDDAERDVLAQDGALAGRVRLSVPTTYGHYRLPPVLARFAQQYPQVQVELNITNRNVDLVAEGFDLAIRLGQLPDSGLVARKLEDAPLLLVAAPDYLQRRGTPQTLDDLQQHLCLPFVMPRTGRLAPWIFRDGGRDVDWLPRSSIETSDDVLGVVSLAEQGIGICQSYEFIVRERLQRGQLVEVLPQLRGRSRPFSVIYAPHRRQSAAARAMIELLVGNAAEAGVG, from the coding sequence ATGAGCCGCAAGTTCGACTACCTGGGCGATGTGGAGGTGTTCCTGGCGGTGGTCGAGCACGGCTCGTTCACGGCCGGCGCGGTCGCGCTGTCCACTACGCCCTCGGTGCTGAGCCGGGCGGTCACCCGCCTGGAAGCGCGGCTGGGCCGACAGCTGCTGCAGCGGACCACCCGCCGCGTGGGCCTGACCGACGCCGGGCGGCTCTATCTGGAACAGGTGCGCACCGCCTTCGGCCTGCTGGACGACGCCGAGCGCGACGTACTGGCCCAGGACGGCGCGCTGGCCGGCCGCGTGCGCCTGAGCGTGCCCACCACCTATGGGCACTACCGGCTGCCGCCCGTGCTGGCGCGCTTTGCGCAGCAGTACCCGCAGGTGCAGGTGGAACTGAACATTACCAACCGCAACGTGGACCTGGTGGCCGAAGGCTTCGACCTGGCCATCCGCCTGGGCCAGCTGCCGGACAGCGGGCTGGTGGCGCGCAAGCTCGAGGACGCCCCGCTGCTGCTGGTGGCCGCGCCAGACTACCTGCAGCGCCGGGGTACGCCGCAGACGCTGGACGATCTGCAGCAGCACCTGTGCCTGCCGTTCGTGATGCCGCGCACCGGGCGGCTGGCCCCGTGGATCTTCCGCGACGGCGGGCGCGACGTGGACTGGCTGCCGCGTTCGTCCATCGAGACCTCCGACGATGTGCTGGGCGTGGTGTCGCTGGCCGAACAGGGCATCGGCATCTGCCAGAGCTATGAGTTCATCGTGCGCGAGCGGTTGCAGCGGGGGCAGCTGGTGGAGGTGTTGCCGCAGCTGCGCGGGCGGTCGCGGCCGTTCTCGGTGATCTATGCGCCGCATCGGCGTCAGTCGGCGGCGGCGCGGGCGATGATTGAATTGCTGGTGGGGAATGCGGCTGAGGCTGGCGTTGGTTGA
- the moeB gene encoding molybdopterin-synthase adenylyltransferase MoeB — MSIQELSPAQARERLAHGAVLIDVREAHERAGGMAEGARGVAKGELQADPVAHLPRLDQEILLICQSGKRSADAAQFLLEAGYTHVASVTGGTVAWREQSLPLVQPLASAADRDFFDRYSRHLLLPQVGEAGQRTLQQSRVLVLGAGGLGAPAGFYLAAAGVGHLRFADHDRVERSNLHRQIVHTEASVGQLKVDSARERLLALNPSIEVEAVPERVTSENVDALIEGVDVVLDGSDNFPLRYLLNDACIKHAKPLVYAAIERFDGQVSVFDAGRQRGVAPCYRCLFPEPPPPEFAPNCSEAGVLGVLPGLAGVLQATEVLKLLLGIGEPLVGRLLRFDALGMRFRETGIRPDPHCPVCAPGVSFPGYIDYAAFCRGG, encoded by the coding sequence GCGGCGTGGCCAAGGGCGAGCTGCAGGCCGACCCGGTTGCGCATCTGCCGCGACTCGACCAAGAGATTCTGCTGATCTGCCAGAGCGGCAAACGCTCGGCCGATGCCGCGCAGTTCCTGCTGGAGGCCGGCTACACCCACGTCGCTTCCGTGACGGGCGGTACCGTGGCCTGGCGCGAGCAGTCGCTGCCGCTGGTGCAGCCGCTGGCCAGCGCCGCCGACCGTGACTTCTTTGATCGCTATTCGCGGCATTTGCTGCTGCCGCAGGTGGGTGAGGCGGGCCAGCGCACGCTGCAGCAGTCGCGCGTGCTGGTGCTGGGGGCGGGCGGGCTGGGTGCGCCGGCTGGCTTCTATCTGGCCGCCGCCGGGGTAGGGCACCTGCGCTTCGCCGACCACGACCGCGTGGAGCGCAGCAACCTGCACCGGCAGATCGTGCATACCGAAGCCAGCGTCGGCCAGCTCAAGGTCGATTCCGCCCGCGAGCGGCTGTTGGCGCTGAACCCGTCGATCGAGGTGGAGGCCGTGCCTGAGCGGGTCACGTCCGAGAACGTGGATGCTCTGATCGAGGGCGTGGACGTGGTGCTGGATGGCTCGGACAACTTCCCGCTGCGCTACCTGCTCAACGACGCCTGCATCAAGCACGCCAAGCCGCTGGTGTATGCCGCCATCGAGCGCTTCGACGGTCAGGTAAGCGTGTTTGACGCCGGCCGCCAGCGCGGCGTGGCGCCCTGCTACCGCTGCCTGTTCCCGGAGCCACCGCCGCCGGAGTTCGCGCCGAACTGCTCCGAGGCCGGCGTGCTGGGTGTGCTGCCGGGCCTGGCTGGGGTGCTGCAGGCCACCGAGGTGCTGAAGCTGCTGCTGGGCATCGGCGAGCCACTGGTGGGGCGCCTGCTGCGCTTCGATGCGCTGGGCATGCGCTTCCGCGAGACCGGCATCCGACCGGACCCGCATTGCCCGGTGTGTGCGCCCGGCGTGTCGTTCCCGGGGTATATCGATTACGCCGCGTTTTGTCGCGGTGGGTGA
- the guaB gene encoding IMP dehydrogenase: MLRIQAEALTYDDVSLVPAHSTILPKDVNLETRLTRDLKLKLPILSAAMDTVTEARLAIAMAQLGGMGIIHKNLSLEQQAAEVAKVKKFEAGVIRDPITVGPETTIRDVLALTQAHNISGVPVVGSDGLLAGIVTHRDMRFETELDDPVRHIMTKKDRLITVKEGAASDEVLQLLHRNRIEKVLVVNDSFELRGLITVKDIQKNTDFPNAAKDLSTRLLVGAAVGVGGDTDRRVEALVAAGVDVIVVDTAHGHSQGVLDRVSWVKKNFPNVQVIGGNICTGEAALALLDSGADAVKVGIGPGSICTTRVVAGVGVPQVTAIDLVAEALQDRIPLIADGGIRYSGDIGKALAAGASTIMVGGLLAGTEESPGETELYQGRSYKSYRGMGSLAAMEKGSKDRYFQDAATADKLVPEGIEGRVPYRGPVGGIIHQLMGGLRATMGYVGCATIEDMRSKPKFVKISGAGQRESHVHDVTITKEPPNYRA, encoded by the coding sequence ATGCTGCGCATCCAGGCTGAAGCACTCACTTACGACGACGTCTCGCTCGTCCCCGCCCATTCGACCATCCTGCCCAAGGACGTCAACCTCGAAACGCGGTTGACTCGCGACCTGAAGCTGAAGCTTCCGATCCTGTCCGCAGCCATGGATACCGTCACCGAAGCCCGCCTGGCCATCGCCATGGCCCAGCTTGGCGGCATGGGCATCATCCACAAGAATCTCAGCCTGGAACAGCAGGCCGCGGAAGTGGCCAAGGTCAAGAAGTTCGAGGCCGGTGTCATCCGCGACCCGATCACCGTCGGCCCGGAAACCACCATCCGCGACGTGCTGGCCCTGACCCAGGCGCACAACATCTCCGGCGTGCCGGTGGTGGGCAGCGACGGCCTGCTGGCCGGCATCGTGACTCATCGCGATATGCGCTTCGAGACCGAGCTGGACGATCCGGTCCGCCACATCATGACCAAGAAGGATCGCCTGATCACGGTCAAGGAAGGCGCCGCGTCTGACGAAGTGCTGCAGCTGCTGCACCGCAACCGCATCGAAAAGGTGCTGGTGGTCAATGATTCGTTCGAACTGCGTGGCCTGATCACCGTCAAGGACATCCAGAAGAACACCGACTTCCCGAACGCTGCCAAGGATCTGTCGACCCGCCTGCTGGTCGGCGCTGCCGTCGGCGTGGGTGGCGATACCGACCGCCGCGTGGAAGCGCTGGTCGCCGCCGGCGTGGACGTGATCGTGGTCGATACCGCGCACGGCCACTCGCAGGGCGTGCTGGACCGCGTCAGCTGGGTCAAGAAGAACTTCCCGAACGTGCAGGTCATCGGTGGCAACATCTGCACCGGCGAAGCCGCACTGGCGCTGCTGGACAGCGGCGCGGACGCAGTGAAGGTCGGCATCGGCCCGGGCTCGATCTGCACCACCCGCGTGGTTGCCGGCGTCGGCGTGCCGCAGGTCACCGCCATTGATCTGGTAGCCGAAGCGCTGCAGGACCGCATCCCGCTGATCGCCGACGGTGGCATCCGCTACTCGGGCGACATCGGCAAGGCGCTGGCCGCCGGTGCTTCGACCATCATGGTCGGTGGCCTGCTGGCCGGTACCGAAGAATCGCCGGGCGAGACCGAGCTGTACCAGGGCCGTTCGTACAAGAGCTACCGCGGCATGGGTTCGCTGGCTGCCATGGAGAAGGGGTCGAAGGACCGCTACTTCCAGGACGCCGCCACCGCCGACAAGCTGGTGCCGGAAGGCATCGAAGGCCGCGTGCCGTACCGCGGCCCGGTGGGCGGCATCATCCACCAGCTGATGGGCGGCCTGCGCGCCACCATGGGCTACGTGGGCTGCGCCACCATCGAAGACATGCGCAGCAAGCCCAAGTTCGTGAAGATCAGCGGCGCCGGCCAGCGTGAGAGCCACGTCCACGACGTGACCATCACCAAAGAGCCGCCGAACTACCGCGCCTGA